One Isoptericola dokdonensis DS-3 genomic window, GCCAACGGCCTGGACCTGCTGGGCGTCACCGCCCCGGAGCGGATGTGAGCGCCGGTGCCGAGGGCGTGACGACGGACGCCGCCGTGCTGCCCACCGGCGGCCCGGGCGCGGCCGGCGCGCCGTGGTCGTCGGGCGTGCGTCGGCGGCCCGACGGCGAGGTCGAGGTGGCGGGCGTCGGCGTGACCGCGCTCGCGGCCGAGCACGGCACCCCGGCGTACGTGCTGGACGAGGCGGACTTCCGAGCCCGGGCGCGCGCCTACCGGACGGCGTTCGAGGCGGCCTTCGCGGAGGTCGGCACGGGTGTCGACGTCTACTACGCGGGCAAGGCGCTGCTCACCGTCGCGGTGGCGCGCTGGGCGCGCTCCGAGGGCCTGTGCGTGGACACCGCCTCGGGCGGCGAGCTCGCCGTGGCGCTGCGCGCGGGCGTGCCGGGCGCGGCGATCGGCCTGCACGGGAACAACAAGTCGGACGCCGAGATCACCGCCGCGCTGGACGCGGGGGTCGGCCGGATCATCGTCGACTCGCTGGTCGAGGTGGAGCGGGTCGCGGACCTCGCGGCGGAGCGCGGCGTCGTCGCGCCGGTCATGGTGCGCGTCACCACGGGCGTGCACGCGGGCGGTCACGAGTACATCTCGACGGCGCACGAGGACCAGAAGTTCGGCCTGTCGGTCGCGGCGGGCCCGGACGGCACGTCCCCGGCGACGGCCGCGCTGGAGGCCGTGGTCGCGCGTCCGTCGCTGCGGCTGCTCGGCATCCACTCGCACATCGGCTCGCAGATCCTCGAGCCGTCGGGCTTCGAGGCCGCGGCGCGCGTCGTCCTGCGGCTGCGGGCCGACCTGGCGGCGCGCACCGGCGTGCTCGTCGACGAGGTGGACCTCGGCGGCGGCTACGGCATCGCCTATCTGCCGGGGGAGCAGGCCCTGGAGCCCGCCCCCGTGGCACGCGAGATCGCCGCGTCGGTCGCGTCCGTGTGCGCCGAGCTCGGCACCCCGCTGCCCCGCATCTCCGTCGAGCCGGGCCGGGCGGTCGTCGGGCCCGCCGGCCTCACGCTCTACACGGTGGGCACGGTCAAGCCCGTCACGGTGTCCGACGACGACGGCACGTTCACCCGCCTGTACGTGTCCGTCGACGGCGGCATGAGCGACAACATCCGGCCGGCCTTGTACGGCGCGGACTACCACGCCGAGGTCGTCGGCCGCGCGTCCGCCGCCGAGCCCGTGCTCGCCCGCGTCGTCGGCAAGCACTGCGAGAGCGGCGACATCGTCGTGCACCGCGTCATGCTGCCGGGCGACGTCCGCGCGGGCGACCTGCTCGCCGTGGCCGCGACCGGCGCCTACGGCCGCTCGATGGCGTCGAACTACAACGGACTGACGCGCCCGCCCGTCGTTGCCGCGGTGGACGGGACGTCGCGTGTCCTCGTGCGGCGCGAGACCCTCGACGACCTGCTCGGCCTCGACCTCGGCTGACGCCGGGCCTGCCGCCGTCGGACCGGCGGCGGCGACGGGCCCGTCACCATGCGGGACGGCCGGGCCCGCGGCCCGCCCGCGCGGCTATCCTGACGTCCGTCCCCCGACCCGGAAGGTGAACCTCGTGTCCGCTCCTGCCGCCAGCGCACCCGTCCCGTCGGACGCCGTGCGTCCGCTGCGCGTCGCGCTCCTGGGCTGCGGGGTCGTCGGTACCGAGGTGGCGCGCGTCCTGCTCGACCACCCGGACGACCTCGCCGCCCGCACCGGTGCCCCGCTCGAGCTCGTCGGTGTCGCCGTGCGCGACGTGACGCGCCCCCGTGCCGGCGTGCCCGCCGAGCTCCTCACGGACGACGCGGAGTCCCTCGTGGACCGCGCCGACCTCGTCGTCGAGCTGATGGGCGGCATCGAGCCGGCCCGCAGCCTCATCCTGCGCGCCATCGCGAACGGCGCGGGCGTGGTGACGGCGAACAAGGCGCTCCTGGCCGAGCAGGGGCCGCTGCTGTTCGAGGCCGCCGACGCCGCCGGGGTCGACATCGCCTTCGAGGCCGCCGTCGCCGGCGCGATCCCCATCGTGCGGCCCGTGCGCGAGTCCCTCGCGGGGGACCACGTGACCCGGGTCCTGGGCATCGTCAACGGCACCACCAACTACGTCCTCGACGAGATGGCCACCAAGGGCCTCGACCTGGACGACGTCGTGCGGCAGGCGCAGGAGCTCGGGTACGCCGAGGCGGACCCCACCGCCGACGTCGACGGGTTCGACGCGGCGGCGAAGGCCGCGATCCTCGCGTCGCTCGCGTTCCACACCCGCGTCTCCCTCGACCAGGTGGCCCGGGAGGGCATCCGGTCGGTGACCGCCGACGACGTCGAGTGGGCGCGGCGGACGGGTCACGTCGTCAAGCTGCTCGCCATCGCCGAGCGCACCGCCGAGGGCGTGTCGGTGCGGGTGCACCCGGCGCTGGTCCCGGCGGAGCACCCGCTGGCGGCGGTGCGGGGCGCCTTCAACGCGGTGTTCGTCGAGGCCGCCGCGGCCGGCCCCCTCATGTTCTACGGGCAGGGTGCGGGCGGGCGTCCGACGGCGTCCGCGGTGCTCGGTGACCTGGTCTCGGTGGCCCGTGACCGCCTCACGGGCGGCAAGGGCTCCTACGAGTCGGCGTACGCGTCGCTCCCGGTGCTGCCCGCGGACGCCGCCGTGACGCGCTACCAGGTGCGGCTGCGGGTCGACGACCACACGGGCGTGCTCGCCCAGGTCGCCGGGGTGCTGGCCGACCACGGCGTCTCCATCGACACCGTGCGCCAGACCGTCGCGCACCCGCCCGCCCACGTG contains:
- the lysA gene encoding diaminopimelate decarboxylase, coding for MLPTGGPGAAGAPWSSGVRRRPDGEVEVAGVGVTALAAEHGTPAYVLDEADFRARARAYRTAFEAAFAEVGTGVDVYYAGKALLTVAVARWARSEGLCVDTASGGELAVALRAGVPGAAIGLHGNNKSDAEITAALDAGVGRIIVDSLVEVERVADLAAERGVVAPVMVRVTTGVHAGGHEYISTAHEDQKFGLSVAAGPDGTSPATAALEAVVARPSLRLLGIHSHIGSQILEPSGFEAAARVVLRLRADLAARTGVLVDEVDLGGGYGIAYLPGEQALEPAPVAREIAASVASVCAELGTPLPRISVEPGRAVVGPAGLTLYTVGTVKPVTVSDDDGTFTRLYVSVDGGMSDNIRPALYGADYHAEVVGRASAAEPVLARVVGKHCESGDIVVHRVMLPGDVRAGDLLAVAATGAYGRSMASNYNGLTRPPVVAAVDGTSRVLVRRETLDDLLGLDLG
- a CDS encoding homoserine dehydrogenase; protein product: MSAPAASAPVPSDAVRPLRVALLGCGVVGTEVARVLLDHPDDLAARTGAPLELVGVAVRDVTRPRAGVPAELLTDDAESLVDRADLVVELMGGIEPARSLILRAIANGAGVVTANKALLAEQGPLLFEAADAAGVDIAFEAAVAGAIPIVRPVRESLAGDHVTRVLGIVNGTTNYVLDEMATKGLDLDDVVRQAQELGYAEADPTADVDGFDAAAKAAILASLAFHTRVSLDQVAREGIRSVTADDVEWARRTGHVVKLLAIAERTAEGVSVRVHPALVPAEHPLAAVRGAFNAVFVEAAAAGPLMFYGQGAGGRPTASAVLGDLVSVARDRLTGGKGSYESAYASLPVLPADAAVTRYQVRLRVDDHTGVLAQVAGVLADHGVSIDTVRQTVAHPPAHVAEAVHGAGPETTAEPVADLVLTTHAAREASLAATVAALAGLEPVQRITSVLRVEGV